In the genome of Primulina eburnea isolate SZY01 chromosome 13, ASM2296580v1, whole genome shotgun sequence, the window TCTTAGTTTGTGAGTTTCAGGTGATTGGTTCGACTCCaagctcccaaggcgacatatGTACACGTAATAGGAGGTATTAGGATCAGATTGGTCCATTAGTTCAAGCCCCTGgttgctggaaattcagaaaTGGACATCAACTTCTCATTTGGTCCATTAtgagtttcgaaattcagtttTGATGGCAAGGAggaaggatctgatcttggctgccccaagggcctatagccatggttagatcactcccctagcatgtctaagacgtgactaagtcgcccttttggtggcttggtccatggctcatcggtttttaatcaaaacatcaaaacagCCCCCTATAACCCTTCGGCCCCTTCCATTTTTCAGCATATGGTTTCGTTTCTTTTgttgcttggtatggatcttggttggcctatggcccttagccacggttcatatcatgctcctagatgtctagatcgggccatggtcaatcaaatggccactggaacgacgcaagacatcgatcaaggaaaaacactacacacgcatgcacgttggttctcggttggagtttcgGTTGAGTTTTGGTGTGAcgcggattgtggctggcctatggcccttagccatggttcaaatcactcCTTGGGAttttggtaagagtctctggtcggtggttcacgccccaatggccggtagtctcgaaaacaacacaagataCACGATTGTACAGTTGCTGGaattttacagcaagttgctgtgtcggttcggaggctcgttcgagttctcggtcggcttttagcctatggccttggactggacagtgccccattgagttaggaaggtcatgtttttgaccgttcgtgattcggatcatttttgaggtcgtacgagaatttacggtgcgatgtgccaaattgactctcgaaagagcgtttcatgttttggcctccatttcacctagatttcgaccatcatcattttaggagcatgatttcagtattttaagcgtattttaatcatgactaaacgacggttcagtgttggttcgggttgactcggagtcatgattaaatacgaagtcattaggcatcatagtcgcatcttttgaacgtaaattgcatagttggtcaagtttaagctattgcatatttttcatagcacagttaggttgcagcgagcctggggacgatccaatccaatccagttggtaaaattacaggatttttcattatgccagttaaattatattacgtgcatgaaaatagaaaatgattatttttgagatttatgcgatatgacttgtggttcattcactatatgggagtgttattttatacggtcgccaatgaccgatcagttcagtatggtaccacccggtcgccagtgaacggccagatcagttcagtttcagcctccccggtagccagttaccgatcagtttcagcttagtgcagtggccacaggcgtaaaacataatctcaacagaaaattttatcagttatttcagtacatggctccaaggagcaaatatttttactgtgattatcagttcagttatgcacgtattataattgctcagtacagattattttcagcatgcctcatgacatgaaattttatctcatgcatattttacttcagattttaatcgttacctgcgatatatgcatgctgagtctttaggctcactagacttgattgttgtaggtactgacgaggtcagggccgagggcggggaccagtgacccagcttgggtcagcagtagtggcacccgaggaccttagTGCAacagtgtttattttattccgcaaatatttttatcagtcgttggataaattttaaattgCTATTTTtgacaaactttattttcttccgctgcaataTTTTGGAAGCAttgaactgattcatcagtgattttatgaatgaggtcatttaagttcttttaaaaagaaaatttttaattttccgcaaattttcaagctagCAGTTTTAGGGCTTTTACACAAGTGGTGACCGCATCGGGCGCAGAATCAACAAAAACCCTCATATAATACGGTGAAACGAGCTCCTCGGGAGTAGGAGTCAAACATCCAAGAAAATCCTACATTTAATTAATAACGTATcagattaattaaaaattaagtcCACATTTATTATagcaaatcaattcagattacTTACATCTATAGCACAGTCACCAAATGCTGCAGTGATATCAACAGCAGTTGGGGCACAGTTTGACGGCTACGTGTTACTTACCCACTGAAACATCCTGGGCAACATCAAATCGTCCACATATCTTCTCTTTGCAAACTTTTGTGCCACGCTCGGATAATATTCATAAGCGAGGATCTGtaacataaattttaaacaatgttattagtagaaataaagataaaaaaatccagtttcaacattcaaaaaataatatacCTGCAGAGGCAGCACAAAAACACCGACAAGGAAGCTGCCATCAACTTCTTTCCGACCCTGTGCCTCAGTGAGGTAATTATATCGCCCTAAAAGGTCCTTCTTCAAACATCGGACCGCATCACGAAAGGCTACTCTACCCCGCGGATAGCTGTTAAACCTATCCAAATCATCTATAAGCCTCATGTATTTAGGGTCGATCTTATTCGTTTTATTCCTAGTCCCCTCACCGAACACAAAACAACAGAAGTAACGACTAGCCATCTTTAACTTCTCCACGTTTACACCAGTCTCATTCTACACTTTAACACTCATCTTTGCCTCCAAATCACTCAAAACAATCTCAGACTACCGACAAAGTGTCTGGAGCCAAAGACACCTCTCTCTGGTACATCTACAGGCTCTGTTGCGCAATCAAGGCTAGTTATTAAACAATACTCTAACAAAGAAAATCTAACTGGCCTTTTGCGCATCACCATCCAAAACTCATCACTACCCGTGTCAACTATCTGATTGCTCATCAAATACCACATAATTTGACTAGAAATATTAAAATATCTATGATACCTAACCAAATTACCAAAAGGAGACTGCTCCAAAAAAAGGGCTCTCTCGTCGTTGTTGAGGTAGTGAAAAATCTTCTCCGCAATCTCTTTATATCTTGATTCGAGTGTCAACTTGCAGTGAAAAATAGCGTGGGTTGGTGGACTGTTTTTGGTCAAGTTTAGGTAGACCCACACAAATTGTCAGTTTGCTATTCTAAAATATTTGTATTTGTGACCAAGCGTGGGTCGACCAACCCACGCTTGGTCGACCAAGCGTACCTTTCGTCTTCAACACGACGGTTCGACCCTTTCTTCCTCGGCACACACATGCATAAGCAAATAACCTTTCTTTCTCAACACGACGATTCGATCCATTCTTCCTCAACACACGCACGCAGAGtcaaataacaaaataaaagtGAACATACCATATTTTGGTCAGTCATTTCTCGGATGCGTAACAAAAATCAAGATTGAGGAAGGGTTGCGTCAATTGAATTGCGCCGGTTAAGTCGACAGGAAAATGAGGTGAAATGCGTCGACTGGAATTAGATTTAGAGTGAAGAAGGATTAACAATTTTAACGTATTAATACTTAAAATATAGAGACATTCATGTAAATTGACATGTTGATCTTTTCTTAAATAAGTCCCAAAAGACTCCCTTTTCCTTTTCCCTGAATTTCCCATTAACGTCCCATGTGGGAACTCTAGTTGCAGCCATGGAGAAGCTACCAAGTTTCCACAAGAAGCCCATCAAATTTTTGGTTTTCTCCTTCGTCTTCTTTTCTGTGTTCTTTCTCATTTTCTTCTCATTGGGTTATGGAAGCCACCACCCCCACAGTCTTCATTCCAATACTACTCTCTTCATGTGCAGGCTACAAAAGGGATATCGGAAACTGTTGTGGAAGATTCAGCCTTGGTGGTAGGAGATAAAGATGTTTCATGTGCCGGTGGTGCTCAGAAAAAGGGAAGTGCAGCGGGAATCAAAGAAAGTTTCTTGCTGGATGGCAAAGTTAGTTAGATTACTTCCTTAGATGGTGTGAGTGTCTCGCAAATGAATAATTCTAAAGTTGGTAACTTCACAGAATTTAGGGGAGGTGGGAAAAGGGAGTCTGCAGATGAAGAAGAACTTCAAGAATTGGACGATGTAACAGAAACAGGTGACGCTAGCGGGGAACAGAATGTGGATTTAGCGTCTGGTCATGATTCTGATAGGCATACCCCATCTGATGGGCAACATACGTTAAGCCGAAATAGGATTGAGGAGAAGAATGAGGTAGGTTGTGAGTTGTGACACTACAAATGGGAAGTGGGTTATTGATGAAAACTATCCCTTGTATACATATGCGAGCTGTCCCTTTATAGATGAAGGGTTCAATTGTCAGGTTAATAATGGAAGGGCAGACAAAAGAGTACATGAAGTGGAGGTGGCAGCCTCGAGATTGTGGCATTCCTAGGTATTGTTCATTACGCGATAAAACTTGGTGTTTTTGACCTTGCATTTCAAGATTGAATGGGAAAGTTCTGACATCCGAAGGAAAATCCAAAAACTTGTAGGTTCAATGCAACCAAAATGCTGGAATTAATCAGGGGAAAGAGGGTAGTGTTTGTTGGCGATTCAATAAAAACAGGAATCAGTGGGAATCCATTCTTTGTTTATTAATGGGAGCAGTacttgaagaagaagaaaaacgtGATTTTGTTGTATTGTATTCCTCACCATTTACACTGTAGATTGTTCAAATTTATACAAAACACCACTGATCAATGGTTTCCATGTGTCCTTTGCTATCGTAACAAACCTAACATAATCCAACTCTAGAAAATTCTATGTGTAACCCTATGTAGCTAATGAACTGAGTACTCCTTCAATTGACATGGCCAATCATTCTTTGATCTTTGGGCTTGTTGACATGGGCTTTATTATTTGGTTGCTTAACTTCCTCCCTCAAGCTCAACAGTGGGTTGGTACCAACTTTGAGCTTGGACCTTAATCTGAGAAACGAAACAGCTGATAATGGTTTTGTAAGGATGTCTGCCACTTGGTCAAAGGATGGAACATGACAAACACACAGAGATTTGGACAACACTTTTTCCCGAACGAAATGTATATCAAGTTCAATATGTTTGGTGCGAGCATGAAGGACTGGGTTGGCGCTTAACGCAATGGTGCTGAGATTATCACACCAGAGGACAGGAGTAGCAGACGATAAAACGTGAAGTTCAGACAGCAATGACTGAATCCAAAGAAGTTCAGAAGTGGCATTAGCAAGTCTGCGATATTCCGCCTCAGTGCTTGACCGAGAAACCACTGCCTGCTTTTTTGAACTCCAGGAGATAGGAGTGCTTCCAAGAAACCAACAAAATCCAGAAGTTGATCTCCGATCATCAATTTCACTTCCCCAATCAGCGTCACAGTACCCAACGAGATTCAGACTAAACGAAGGTTTGATATGAATACCTAAGTCAAGAGTGCCTATGAGATATCTCAGAATGCGTTTGACAGCTATCCAATGGGTGTATAAAGGCCTTTGCATAAATTGACATACTTTGTTGACACTAAAggcaatgtccggtcttgtgATGGTGAGATATTGCAAAGCTCCAACTGTGCTTCGATATAAGGTTACATCCTCAAAAGGATCACCTTCATTGACAGACAACTTCATACTCGAAACCATGGGAGTGGGTAAAGATTTGGCTTTGTCCATTTTGGTTCTAGCAAGAAGATCTCGTGCATATTTTGTTTGGTTGAGAAATATAGAGCAATCGGCAGTAGCATTCTTGAGAACTTCAATTCCTAGAAAGAAGGACAAGtccccaaaatctttgagagagAATTGATTATGTAACTGTGTGATCAAACTCTGAATTTGAGAATTGCAACTCCCTGTAATTAACACGTCATCAACATAGACAAGAACATAGGTAACAGAACTTGAGCTAAATTGAACAAACAGAGAAGCATCAGCCCGAGATTCAGAAAACCCTAGTAGTTTAAGAGCATTCTTCAATTTTTTGAACCAAGCGCGAGGAGCCTGTTTGAGGCCATAAATCGCTTTGTTCAGCCTGCAGACGAGCTTTGAATTAGCATTTGGAGACTTAAATCCAGGGGGTTGATGCATATATACCACTTCATGAAGTTGTCTATGCAAAAATGCAttattaacatcaatttgtcTAACACTCTAGCCCTTAGATATAGCAATTGTAAGTACAACTCTAATTGTTGTGGGCTTAACAACCGGGCTAAACGTCTCATTATAGTCCAATCCCGGAGTTTGTGAATATCCTTTTGCTACAAGACGAGCTTTGTGTCGAGCAGTGGTTCCATCAAGATTAGTTTTGAGTTTAAAAACCCATTCGCATGCAATGATAGGTGCATTGGCCGGAGGAACAACTAGGGACCATGTATTATTAAGCTGCAATGCTTGAAACTCACTGTCCATAGCTTGACACCATTCTTTAGAAACCTGAGCCTCCTGAAAATTCAAGGGTTCCCGAGGTAATGAAAAATCTGCCAGCATTGCTTTTGGCTTGAAAATCCCAGCCTTGGAGCGAGTAGTCATCGGATGCAGATTCATGGAAGCAGGAACATTAAATGTATGATCCTCAGGAGAAGAACAAGGTGAGGTATTACTGGGAATAGAGGTGGGAATGGGAGGGGATTCAGGAGGATTTCATGTTTGTGGTGCAGGAAAAGTAGCAGATTGTGGTAAGTAAAGGGAGACATATTCAGAGGCCGATTCTGGAACCTCGTGACATTTAGACTTGTCACTGTAGGGGAATATATGCTCATTAAATATAACATTGCGCGAGATATAAACACGACCCTCTTGACTTAGACAAACATACCCTTTATGAGTGCTAGTGTAACCAAGAAATGTATAGGGTGTAGACCTGAACTGAAGTTTATGGTGGTTATAAGGTCTTAGACACTGAAAACAAAGGCACCCAAAGACCCTAAGAGATGCAAAGTCAGGTGTTTGATTATATAGGAGTGTAAGAGGGATATGACCTTGAGTACCTGCAGTGGGAAGTCGATTTATGAGATGTACAGCAGTGAGAAAAGCATCTTCCCAGAATTTGAGAGGCATGGAAGCATGAGCAAGTAAAGAAAGTCCTATTTCAACGATGTGACGATGTTTGCGTTCTACCACACCATTTTGTTGAGAGGTATGTGGGCAAGAGAACCGATGAACCACCCCTTGATCATCGAGAAAATGGGAGAGCGATCGAAACTCTCCGCCAGAATCTGTTTGAAGaactttaatatttttcttaaactGAACCTCAACATATTTCTTAAACCGAATGAAACATTGATAAACCTCGGATTTTAATTTGAGAAGATAAATCCAAGTGTATATGCTGTATGCATCAACAAAACTTAGGTAATATTTAAAGCCATTACGAGATGTGGTGTGGGCTGGATCCCAGACATCAGCATATATAAGTTCAAAAGGTTCAGAGTATCGAGTTAAAGAGGAAGTAAATGGTATTTGATGACTTTTCCCAAGTGCACAGGCAGATCAAAAACTCATATATTCATTTCTTGGAATCAGAATATTACAAGAGGACAAAATATGCTTAATAGTAGGTAAACTTGGATGACCTAGTCTAAAATGCCATTGATCTAATAGATGAGAAGATCCCTTGGCAGATGTCTGGTGTGGATCCTTGTTGGTAGAGGATAAAGTAGAGTTGAGACACTGTGCTAGAAATACTGGAGGGATTAGCTTTCCCAGACTGAACTTGTACAAACCATCATGCAATAATTCCCTTTGAGAAGAACTTCCCGCGACACTAGATCCTTCACAAGGCAAAAATGTGGGTGAAATTCAAAGAACACTTGATTATCTTGCGCGAATTTGCTGACACTGAGGAGATTTCGGGTGATTTGTGGTACACAAAGGAGATTGGATAATAGGAATGAACGAGGGGGAGAGGATGAAAGAAACTTAGAGTGTCCAAGATGAGAGATACACAAACCTGTTCCATTTCCCATTTGAACCTTACTACTTCCTGAATATTCTGAGCCAAGGGAGAGATTGCCAAGTTCATTGGTAACATGGTGAGAAGCCCCTGAGTCCGGAAACCACCAATCTTCAGTGGAATGTTCAGAGGCTGTACCTGTGGTGGTAAAAGCTGCTGGAAACTGTGAGTTAGAGCCATTATCTCTTTGCTGATATGGTGGACTAGGAGCTACTCTTCTTGGAACATAATCTTTATCGAAACGATAATAGCATATTTCTGCTACATGACCAGTTGTCCCACATATTTGGCACACTGGTTTCCCATGATTGGGTTGCCAATATCTTCTTCCACCTCTTATATTCCTGCCACGTGCTCTCCCTCGTTGATATGCGCCTCGAAAGGACTGGGACTGAGATTTCTCTCTCTTCCTTTGAGGTGCAAGCGTCGAGACATTAACAGCAGAAGCTGTGTTGTTGCCGTAGAGATTATATGCCTCAATGCGCCCTTCATGTGCAAGTAACAATGCACTGACATCAGACAGATTAAGATTATCAGATCTAGAGGTGATGTGTACTACCATTGAGTCATACTCTATGCCCACTCCTCCAAGAACATAGAGAATTTGATCTTCTTCCTTAACCGGATGACCACAGGCAGCAAGTATATCCATGTAATTTTTCATTTTGCTATGATAGTCTTTCATGCTCATACCTCCCTTCTTGAGTGTTTGTAGTTGGAGTTTATAATGCATTACTTTTGCTTTGGATCTTGAAGCAAAGAGACGTGTGACTCGCATCCATAGCTGAGAAGAGGTTTCACATCCAATCATTTGTCCATGAACACCTTCTGCCATGGAAGCTAGCAGAAAGGAGAAAAGAAGTTGGTCTTGGCGACACCATGTAATATATAGAGGATTGATTGTTTCTTCTCCTATGGCTGAAGGCGTAAGATGTGAAGGAACCGGAGGATCCTCAAGGAGAAATATTTCAAGTCCCAAGCCCCGGATGCTAGCAAgaatgtaacgccccgaaaatttagaGGTCTatgcgaaccacatgcatgcaattattaaattcctttgtattttaattaaatgttttaattgcattatttaattatgttgtgcatatttgcatgtttaaaatatatttttctacatgattgcattaaaatgtatttttaaaggttattcgagtcgcgatcgaggaacggagaccgaggactgaaaaatagaaaatgtttttaataaataattgtttttaattatttaagttaagGGGGATgcttttttctatttttaaaaataagattttttgaggtgattttatacgccgagacgtaaattttatcggtgttggtttttcaacaaaaatacgaacgttttgacaacccggctaataaattcacaaacttatttaagcaaaattatttttaaatcttttaaatttttttaattaagcaTTAATGAGCCTAATTAAtctcttaatgggcctaagcctaATTAGTGAGTAATTAAACTATAAAATACTCAAAACCCTCCCATTAAGTCTTTTAACTCACGCCCACCTCTTTCCCTCAATTAAAACTCTTCCTTGGCACTCCATATACACGACATCACACACAAATTATTTTGGAGAAAATTTCGAAGGAAGCTTCAAAGGTTGTCAAGACTAGGCCCTCCGCGTcatcgttcttcgtcgtcaacgtttattcgtgcgtttaaaacgcaaaagCACGCCATAtttcttccttttctcatctttcacaccataataattatttaaaaccaTTTTGCATGGAAAACAAGTGACATCATGGAATAATTTCGTTTTTGCATCttgtatgattttaaaatcATGTGTGGTGATCCAAAATTGatgtttaatatgttaaaaaggggctgccatgattaggacagGGTTAAGGGATGttttttacatgttttaaagAGTCCTAAAGCACACCCAAAACGTTGCAACTAAATAAGAACAAGGCTGAAACCATTTTCTGAAACTTTCAAGGCATGTACTGTACGTATACTTGGGTTTTCTGGTTCAAGGCTTCGGTTGGTCCCTCTGGATCCTTGCTGCTGGTTATGGTTGGGTTTTAGGGCGTGTTTAGACATGGTTAAGTGATCTGGTAAGGGTTATAAAGGGCCTGGAGGGGCAGCACAGCCGCTGGAAATTAATAGGGCCTGGGCGATTCTTTTTCTTTGTTGCATGCATACAGGGCTGTAGGCTTCGGCCTTGTGGTTTTAGTCAGGGGCTGGGTTTGGGCTCTTGGCTATAGTCTAGGCAGTCTCTAAGGGTCCTAGGATGATCCTAGTTAGGGCGGTTTAGGCTCTGGTTGTCTAGGGAAAGCGCTGGAAACAGAAACTCTACAGCTGCGCAGGTGCATGTAAGGGGCTGTAGGTTGTTTGCTTGTGCGGTTCAGTGCATGGGCTGGTTTGGGGCTGTTGGCTATGGTTTGGGGCATGTCTTAGGGTCCTAGGGTGAGCCTAGATGTGGTGGTTTGTGGGCTGGATGGTCGGGTAGAGCGCTAGAACCAGAAACTCGAAAGCTGCCCAGAAATTGGCCTCACATAAGGGGCTGTCACGTTTCTGAATTTTGGGGTTTAGTCGCTGGTTCTGAGTAAAAAGGGGCTTCACCATGGTCTTAATTTGTGTCTAAGGGTAACGTCTAGGGCCTGGTTCGGGTCCGGTTCGAGTCGGTTTAAGCATGAAGTGGTTAGAAGCATGTATTTCTCGTGTGCTCAagggtgcctaggtgggttTTTGGGCTGCTTATGTGTTGCTTCGTTTTTGGAGCTTAGGGTCAGGTCCAATGGGTACTAAAGGTTCAGGGgggtgcctaggtgggttggataggttttggttcaaggtggctcgggcgtggctcgagtaaattaggagatggctcggtgtttTCGATaaagggtcaaaaacgagattttaaGAACTAAAAaagaatccatgggtccacgggtgtggctcatgacttggaatggtagaataaataataaaaatatcatgtttaaaatttgggatcaaaataacgagttttggttttattcggaatttattcgccgcacgaaacgctaattaacgagttaattgaaacacaTAGTTTaagccttataaaattatgaaaaattacggttaagcttaaataattattataagtctaagtttttaatttggggaTTTTATagtaaggtttggtttaattcgtgattaaaacgcattaaaatgttacatttaaagattaatttaaaaggcatctaattaagctaaataaaaatatgagaaaattcatgtaagattaaataattatttgggacatgttagagtaaaGAAAATCAAGAAAACGTCTAAAACGTAAAACGtcacgtctaggggtaaaacggtctttttacacctagaaattaataaacgtcatggcagtgccgtatttgctgttttatatgttaatatgattatgtagcatgtttatgaatttttatatgttgaaatatgattttttaagtCCACGAATTATTAACGGGTTAAATTGatcatttaaaagatatgttgcatgcttggttttcaaaataaaaatgatattatatgcatatttttataagtgatggaaatacgacatgttgaaggatgtgaagggattgtgactactgaatatgttggaaatatcgtgagggttatggtcccagtggaagcccgacgatcgtgtttccgttgatacgaatacgaatacgatgatatgattggagatgtcgtgaggggagaaggccccagagagagcccatttatgggaaaaggccccagagggagccccgacgatcgtattgcCAATgacacgaatatgttaatacataggccaaggcccagttgacccgtgagagtgttgctggtgtccccgccgcccagtactgtggttttctttagatggatccatcgcccaatacgtttaagaat includes:
- the LOC140810353 gene encoding uncharacterized mitochondrial protein AtMg00820-like — its product is MTTRSKAGIFKPKAMLADFSLPREPLNFQEAQVSKEWCQAMDSEFQALQLNNTWSLVVPPANAPIIACEWVFKLKTNLDGTTARHKARLVAKGYSQTPGLDYNETFSPVVKPTTIRVVLTIAISKG